The Listeria monocytogenes genome window below encodes:
- the rimI gene encoding ribosomal protein S18-alanine N-acetyltransferase, producing MSLDEALLFREATVADLKSIINVENAAFTVPWTEAAFRNEFIINQYAYYLLAIHEEQTVGYAGVWLVLDEGHITNIAIHPDYQGNHYGEALLREMIRIAKERGIVRMTLEVRVSNNVAQGLYKKLGFQDGAIRKNYYPDTKEDALVMWVDL from the coding sequence GTGAGTTTGGATGAAGCCTTATTATTTCGAGAAGCTACGGTGGCCGACTTAAAAAGTATTATTAATGTCGAAAATGCTGCATTCACAGTACCTTGGACGGAAGCGGCTTTTCGGAATGAATTTATTATTAATCAATACGCCTATTATTTACTTGCGATTCACGAGGAGCAAACAGTGGGCTATGCGGGTGTTTGGCTCGTTTTAGATGAAGGACATATTACGAATATTGCGATTCATCCAGATTATCAAGGGAATCATTACGGCGAGGCGCTTTTGCGGGAAATGATTCGGATTGCGAAAGAGCGTGGTATTGTTCGGATGACGCTCGAAGTACGTGTATCCAATAATGTAGCACAAGGGCTTTACAAAAAATTAGGATTTCAAGACGGCGCCATCCGGAAAAACTATTATCCGGATACGAAAGAAGATGCGCTAGTGATGTGGGTGGACTTATGA
- the tsaB gene encoding tRNA (adenosine(37)-N6)-threonylcarbamoyltransferase complex dimerization subunit type 1 TsaB → MILGMDTSSDTMTIALFSEGVVLGEYTTNLKKNHSVRLLPAIAALMEECGVKPTDLKKIAVAKGPGSYTGLRIGVTVAKTMAWDAGIPIVGISSLALLAENGLYFPGKVVALMDARRSNVYAGVYQASEGKMENVFADGHIALAELLEPLASSEEPILFVGTLTEQICATVTETLGEQAIFGQADYTYSRASSLVKLAADLGGEPADNFVPDYLKLAEAESKWLESRGSE, encoded by the coding sequence GCTTTTTAGTGAGGGTGTCGTTCTCGGTGAATATACAACGAATTTGAAAAAAAATCATAGTGTGCGCTTGCTTCCGGCGATTGCTGCTTTAATGGAAGAATGTGGAGTAAAACCTACTGACTTAAAAAAAATCGCTGTGGCAAAAGGGCCAGGGTCTTATACGGGACTTCGTATTGGCGTAACGGTTGCGAAAACAATGGCTTGGGATGCGGGGATTCCAATTGTAGGAATTTCTTCTTTGGCGCTTTTAGCAGAGAACGGTTTGTATTTTCCAGGAAAAGTGGTTGCGTTGATGGATGCGCGCCGTAGTAATGTATATGCGGGCGTTTATCAAGCAAGCGAGGGCAAAATGGAAAATGTTTTTGCGGATGGACATATTGCTTTAGCTGAATTACTCGAACCTTTGGCGTCAAGTGAGGAACCAATTTTATTTGTTGGAACTTTAACGGAACAAATTTGTGCGACTGTGACGGAAACCCTTGGTGAGCAGGCGATTTTTGGTCAGGCGGATTATACGTATTCGCGGGCTAGCTCACTTGTAAAACTAGCAGCGGATTTGGGCGGCGAGCCAGCAGACAACTTTGTCCCTGATTATTTAAAACTGGCAGAAGCGGAGAGCAAATGGTTGGAATCGAGGGGTTCCGAGTGA